CCATCATGGAAGATCACGAACCAACAGGCCTTCACGAGGCTCTTCCCGGCCGCCCCGTATCGAACGAAACGTCAGGGCCGTCGGTAGGTGGAAGCTCGGGCGACGCCGGCACCGGGCCCCCTCCTCCGCCAACCTCTTCGCCAGACTCGTCGGCATCGGTGACCATGGCCATGCAAGGACGCCGGCAGACGGTACGGCGATTCCTGTCGAACAGAAGAAGGAGATGGACGATAGCTGCGGCGGTGTTGCTCGCAGCGATCGGACTCTCCGCCGGTCTCGCCACGTCCCTCTCAGGAACACCAGCGCAATCCGCCCCCAGCACCGGCGTCGCCAGCGGTCTCGCACCTGGAGGCGGGGGATCCAACGCTCGGTCTGGACCGGCCGCAGGGGGAGCATCCGGCACGGTCGGAAGCCTGTCCACGTCGAGCTTCACATTGTCGACCTCAGCGAGTCAGAAGGTGACCGTCAACGAGACGTCCTCCACCACATATCAGAAGGGAGCGAACTCGACCTCGGCGAGTGCCATTGCAACGGGAGAACCCGTACTTGTACTTGGGACGACCAACGGAACGACCATCACGGCCACGCAGGTCATCGTGCAACAGACTGGCGGCGGATCTGCGACTTCCTCGGCAGCAAGCGTGATCCCCTTCCAGCGCGGCGCACCGACCACGTCCAAGCAGGTCGGTCAGATCCCGGCGGACTTCAGTCAAGGGTCGGGGACAATTGTCAGCGGAACGGCAGCGAACAAGGCGACGGAAGCTGCGCTGGCCGCCTACCCGGGAGGCGTCGTGGACCGTGTAGTGCAGCTGGGCAACGGCGAGTACAACGTCCACTACATAGGCGTCAACTGGCCCCACCACGTCTTCGTCAACCAGAGCTTCCAAGTCGTCGGTGCCGAGTAGCCGCCGGGCTCGTTGCCGCCTGACCGCCCAATAGCAAGGTCACTTGGTACTCGAGAATCTCGTCCCCGCGGTGAGTTCAACACGGGCAGCGATGCAGAAGGAGCGACTCAACGCGCAGGGGCTTGCAAGGGTCCACCGTCGCTACCAGCTGCGTTTGAGCCCTTGCCGCGGACGACCTCCATGCGTTCCTCGCTCGGCGATCCGTATCGGTGCCCAGAATCGGCATGACGGCTGAAAGGTCGGACGACTGGTGGGCTGGCTTCGCTGAGTGTGCTAGGCCCCAGCGATACCGAAGCAGTCGCCACCCCGGCGAGCATCCAACCTGGCGTGCTTCAGGCCGCGACCTTGGCGGTCATCTCCTTTCCGGGGCAAGAGGGGGAGGGCAACGCGAGGCGGGCGCTCGCAACTCTCGTGCATCATCATCGCCCTGACTGGGTAGAGAACTCACTGGTCATTAGCGCCGTTGCAGGCGTCAACGGCGGGACAAGGAACGATCGTGCCGAACGACAGGCCCGTCGTCTGGGGGGGAGCGGCGGGTCATCACGGCCAGGATCGGGCCTGGCCATCCGGGGAGATTGCGGAGAACGGCAATGGCGGCCCTTTGGGAATTCCGGAGGCCTACAGACGCTTGGCCTCGTTGCGTTTCGACGACGAGAGCCTGGAGGCGGTGCTTCGGCTCGTCGTGTGCTTGGCGACCGCGGCCCTTCCGGGGACGGACGCCACGGACGCCATGGTGCTCCGATCCTCGGGCCTGGAGACCGTGGGGGCGTTCGACAACTGCCGGGAGCTCGATGAGGTTCAGTCCCGCTTACAGCGGGGTCCCTGTCTTGTGGCGATGAGAGAGGCCGAGACTGTCGATGCGACGGTGCCTGCCACGAGCAGGCGCTGGCCCGAGTTCGCTCAGGTCGCCACAGAGGGCGGGTTTGGGGCGGTGCTCGCCCTCCCGCTCCGCACGCCGGACCGGGTGATTGGTTCACTGAGCCTCTTTTCCCGTCATCGCCAGGGGTTCGACGACGACACACGTGTGGCGGCAGCGCTCCTCGCCGATCGTGCCGCGGTGGTGCTCGCCAATGCCATCGCATTCACCAGTGCCGACCTGCTCAACCGCCACCTCGGCGAGGCCCTCGCCAGTCGGGGTCTCATCGGGCGGGCGAAGGGCATCCTGATGGAGCGCCACGGGTGTGGCGACAACGAGGCCTTCGATCGTCTGCGTCACGAATCACAGACGACGCACAGAAAGCTGCGAGACGTCGCCAAGGGGGTTACCGAGTCGGCGCCGAGCACGCGCCGACCAGCCTGAATAGGCGCACCATCGCTGAACCACCCAC
The Acidimicrobiales bacterium DNA segment above includes these coding regions:
- a CDS encoding ANTAR domain-containing protein, yielding MRFDDESLEAVLRLVVCLATAALPGTDATDAMVLRSSGLETVGAFDNCRELDEVQSRLQRGPCLVAMREAETVDATVPATSRRWPEFAQVATEGGFGAVLALPLRTPDRVIGSLSLFSRHRQGFDDDTRVAAALLADRAAVVLANAIAFTSADLLNRHLGEALASRGLIGRAKGILMERHGCGDNEAFDRLRHESQTTHRKLRDVAKGVTESAPSTRRPA